From Acetobacteroides hydrogenigenes, one genomic window encodes:
- a CDS encoding tagaturonate reductase — MDELNRKTVTTADRPIKIMQFGEGNFLRAFVDWMIDKANKQGVLNTGIVVVQPLAAGMVDMLKAQDNLYHVYLEGIKDKQMVKEISLVESIQDSLNPYTEFEKYQQYVLSNELEFVISNTTEAGITYFDDEDIFAQPAKSFPGKISALLHSRFEHFKGDTKKGLTFICCELIENNATTLREYVLRHAERCGLSDDFISWVKSSCRFCDTLVDRIVPGFPRENIDDIKAEIGYNDNLVVKGEFYHVWAIAGGRDIQRRFPINEAGLHVLFLDDIKAFRDKKVRILNGSHTALVPVALQMGYKTVKEAFDDKLVESFVNTMVAEEVLPVIDGDAAELRRFAESIIERFYNPFIKHYLETISLNSLSKWETRNFPTMKDGYEKNGKVTKLTAFSLAALLTLYSGKSEIEFTPNDTPEHVEFIQKVWDSGNISSTVIQILSNRSIWKEDLMAVKPLADTVAGYIQDILANGMRKSLEQALTYGA; from the coding sequence ATGGATGAGCTAAATAGAAAAACGGTAACCACTGCCGATCGCCCTATCAAAATAATGCAATTTGGCGAAGGGAACTTCCTTCGTGCTTTTGTAGATTGGATGATTGATAAGGCCAATAAGCAGGGTGTCCTCAATACAGGTATTGTGGTGGTACAACCCTTGGCTGCTGGTATGGTTGACATGCTTAAGGCTCAAGATAATCTTTACCATGTATACTTAGAAGGTATTAAGGATAAGCAAATGGTGAAGGAGATTTCTTTGGTAGAGTCTATTCAGGATTCTCTGAATCCCTACACCGAATTCGAGAAGTACCAGCAGTATGTACTCAGCAATGAGCTGGAGTTTGTTATCTCGAATACCACCGAAGCAGGCATTACCTATTTCGATGATGAGGACATCTTTGCCCAACCTGCAAAATCGTTTCCAGGGAAAATTTCAGCACTTCTTCACAGCCGTTTCGAGCACTTTAAGGGTGATACCAAAAAAGGACTAACCTTTATCTGCTGCGAGCTTATCGAGAATAATGCTACCACGCTTAGAGAATACGTACTTCGTCATGCCGAAAGATGTGGGCTAAGCGATGACTTTATCAGCTGGGTTAAGAGTTCGTGCCGCTTTTGCGATACGCTAGTAGATAGAATTGTACCCGGTTTCCCTCGTGAGAACATCGACGACATCAAGGCCGAAATTGGCTATAACGACAACCTTGTGGTTAAGGGCGAGTTCTACCACGTTTGGGCGATTGCCGGAGGACGCGACATTCAACGCCGATTCCCAATCAATGAGGCCGGACTGCACGTGCTCTTTCTCGACGACATCAAAGCTTTTAGAGATAAAAAGGTTCGCATCCTAAATGGTTCTCACACCGCACTTGTTCCTGTTGCACTTCAAATGGGGTACAAAACCGTTAAAGAAGCATTCGACGATAAGCTGGTAGAATCTTTTGTAAACACTATGGTCGCAGAAGAGGTCCTTCCTGTTATTGATGGCGATGCTGCAGAACTTCGCCGCTTTGCAGAGTCTATCATCGAAAGGTTTTACAACCCATTCATTAAGCACTACCTCGAAACAATATCCCTAAACTCCTTGTCGAAGTGGGAAACACGCAACTTCCCAACCATGAAGGATGGCTACGAAAAAAATGGCAAGGTTACAAAGCTTACAGCCTTTTCGTTGGCCGCCCTTCTTACACTCTATAGCGGTAAGTCGGAGATCGAGTTTACACCAAACGACACCCCCGAACATGTAGAGTTTATCCAAAAAGTTTGGGATAGCGGGAACATCAGCAGTACTGTAATCCAAATTCTTTCGAATAGATCTATTTGGAAGGAAGACCTAATGGCTGTTAAGCCTTTGGCCGATACGGTTGCAGGATATATTCAGGACATCCTTGCCAACGGAATGCGTAAGTCATTAGAGCAAGCTCTTACGTATGGCGCATAG
- a CDS encoding bifunctional 4-hydroxy-2-oxoglutarate aldolase/2-dehydro-3-deoxy-phosphogluconate aldolase, which yields MARFTRIQVALKMAETGIVPVFYHKDIEVAKLVVKACYDGGVRVFEFTNRGDFAHELFGELNKWAAQECPELMLGVGSIIDAGTASLYIQLGANFIVAPLINEEVASTCNRRKVLWAPGCGSLTEISKAEELGAEIVKVFPGSSVGGPGFVSAVKGPCPWTSIMPTGGVEPTEENLTKWFKAGVTCVGMGSNLFPKEVIAAKDWSKITKLCSEALAIVANLK from the coding sequence ATGGCACGATTTACAAGAATACAAGTAGCGTTAAAAATGGCAGAAACGGGTATAGTACCCGTTTTCTACCACAAAGATATTGAAGTAGCCAAGCTAGTGGTTAAGGCTTGCTACGATGGTGGTGTTCGTGTGTTCGAATTTACCAACCGTGGCGATTTTGCCCATGAATTATTTGGAGAACTCAACAAGTGGGCAGCCCAAGAGTGCCCAGAACTGATGCTTGGTGTTGGTTCAATCATAGATGCAGGAACAGCTTCGCTGTACATCCAGTTGGGAGCAAACTTTATAGTTGCCCCTCTTATTAACGAAGAGGTTGCTAGTACATGCAACCGTCGCAAGGTGCTTTGGGCTCCCGGATGCGGTTCTTTGACAGAGATTTCAAAGGCAGAAGAGTTGGGTGCCGAAATTGTGAAGGTTTTCCCTGGGTCATCGGTTGGCGGTCCGGGCTTTGTTTCGGCAGTAAAAGGTCCATGTCCATGGACCAGCATCATGCCTACTGGAGGTGTTGAACCTACCGAGGAGAATCTTACTAAGTGGTTTAAGGCAGGCGTAACCTGCGTGGGTATGGGGTCGAACCTTTTCCCAAAAGAAGTTATTGCAGCTAAGGATTGGAGTAAAATAACTAAGCTATGTAGCGAGGCCTTGGCAATCGTTGCAAACCTGAAGTAA
- a CDS encoding UxaA family hydrolase — translation MMKRWLKINNLDNVCVALDSLAAGEVLSVDGADVTLLEPIDNGHKFAIATIDKGEVVLKYGFPIGYATQQILPGQLVHSHNIKTTLSDNLEYEYNPNLTNVAKPEKERTFEGYLRKNGSVGIRNELWIVPTVGCVNGQAQLIVDRVKRELDVAHIDDVVVYKHNYGCSQLGDDLENTQKALAALINHPNAGGVLVLGLGCENNQIANLKKVAGDIDEKRVVYLTSQEVDDEVEVGFGIVAELAEVMKADVRTTLPVSHLKIGLKCGGSDGFSGITANPLLGRFSDWLVGLGGTTVLTEVPEMFGAETILMDRSKDKPTFQKTVKLINGFKDYFREHNQPIYENPSPGNKKGGITTLEEKSLGCVQKGGGATVVDVLSYAEPLKEAGLNLLYSPGNDLVASSALGFSGCQMVLFTTGRGTPFGSFIPTMKVATNSNLAKHKANWIDFNAGILLEDAPAEEVTNSFIDYVISVASGEKLKHEITGFKEIAIFKTGVTL, via the coding sequence ATTATGAAAAGATGGCTTAAAATAAACAATCTCGACAATGTTTGTGTAGCGCTCGATTCGCTAGCCGCGGGCGAAGTGCTTAGTGTAGACGGTGCTGATGTTACCCTTTTGGAACCTATTGATAATGGGCACAAGTTTGCAATAGCTACAATAGACAAAGGTGAAGTTGTTCTAAAGTATGGCTTCCCTATAGGCTATGCTACTCAGCAAATTCTGCCTGGTCAACTTGTCCATAGCCATAATATTAAAACTACGCTTAGCGACAACCTCGAGTACGAATACAACCCTAACCTTACCAACGTTGCGAAACCTGAAAAAGAGCGCACCTTCGAAGGTTACCTACGTAAAAATGGATCGGTTGGTATTCGTAACGAGCTGTGGATTGTTCCTACCGTTGGTTGCGTTAACGGTCAGGCTCAGCTTATTGTTGATAGGGTAAAGCGCGAACTCGACGTGGCGCATATTGACGATGTCGTTGTATATAAGCATAACTACGGATGCTCGCAGCTGGGTGACGATTTGGAGAACACCCAAAAAGCGTTGGCTGCACTCATCAATCATCCCAATGCTGGTGGTGTTCTGGTACTCGGACTCGGGTGCGAGAACAACCAAATAGCCAACCTTAAAAAAGTTGCAGGCGATATTGACGAAAAACGAGTTGTTTACCTCACTTCGCAAGAGGTAGACGACGAAGTAGAAGTGGGCTTTGGCATTGTAGCAGAACTTGCCGAAGTAATGAAAGCGGATGTGCGCACAACATTACCTGTATCTCACCTAAAAATTGGGCTAAAGTGCGGTGGAAGCGATGGCTTCTCGGGCATTACAGCGAATCCGCTACTTGGTCGCTTTTCCGACTGGCTTGTTGGACTTGGAGGAACAACTGTGCTTACAGAAGTGCCCGAAATGTTTGGTGCCGAAACCATACTGATGGACAGGTCGAAGGATAAACCTACCTTCCAAAAAACAGTAAAGCTTATTAATGGCTTTAAGGATTACTTCCGCGAGCACAACCAACCAATTTACGAAAACCCATCGCCTGGAAATAAAAAGGGAGGAATAACCACTCTCGAAGAGAAGTCGCTTGGTTGCGTACAAAAAGGAGGTGGCGCTACAGTTGTAGATGTGCTAAGCTACGCCGAACCTCTTAAGGAAGCTGGATTAAACCTTCTATACTCGCCAGGAAACGATTTGGTAGCCTCATCGGCTCTCGGTTTTTCAGGATGTCAAATGGTGCTATTTACTACTGGTCGTGGTACTCCATTCGGTTCGTTTATACCAACCATGAAAGTTGCAACCAACTCTAATCTCGCTAAGCATAAGGCAAACTGGATAGACTTTAACGCCGGTATCCTTCTAGAGGATGCTCCAGCCGAAGAGGTTACCAATAGCTTCATTGACTATGTAATTAGCGTAGCTAGTGGAGAAAAGCTAAAGCACGAAATAACTGGATTTAAAGAGATTGCCATATTCAAAACAGGGGTTACTCTTTAA
- a CDS encoding MFS transporter, producing MNTFNPSEQKMTNYRWTICAMLFFATTINYLDRQVLSLTWKDFISPEFHWTNDNYGTITALFSIFYAVSMLFAGRFVDWMDTKKGFLWAIGVWSVGAVLHAFCGIATSGIVAGEWLVGFEGAKEAISLAKSVSLVTSVSVVLFIFSRLVLAVGEAGNFPAAIKTTAEFFPKKDRAYATSIFNAGATVGALAAPVTIPIIAAAWGWEMSFIIIGALGFVWMGFWVFVYNKPESHPKVNSAELAYIHSDLESADSVEKCVEIVQEKTKISFKEAFSFKQTWAFAFGKFMTDGVWWFYLFWTPAYLSSVYDIKSSDTEGQLAIFVLYAITLLSIIGGWLPSYFVEKKGMNPYAGRMKAMLIFAFFPLLVLFAQPLGHITYWFPVVIIGIAGAAHQAWSANIFSTIGDMFPKKAIATITGIGGMAGGIGSFLINKGSGVLFDYAKVSEMQLLGFKGEEAGYFIIFSICAVAYLIGWVVMKTLVPKYQPINNL from the coding sequence ATGAACACATTTAACCCGTCGGAACAAAAAATGACCAATTACAGGTGGACAATCTGTGCAATGCTATTTTTTGCCACGACTATTAACTATCTAGACAGGCAGGTTCTTTCATTGACTTGGAAAGACTTTATTTCGCCTGAATTTCACTGGACTAATGATAATTACGGAACAATAACTGCGCTTTTCTCTATATTTTATGCCGTAAGCATGTTGTTTGCCGGACGTTTTGTAGACTGGATGGACACAAAAAAGGGATTTCTATGGGCAATAGGTGTATGGTCTGTAGGTGCTGTCCTTCATGCTTTTTGTGGAATTGCTACTTCGGGCATAGTTGCCGGGGAGTGGCTTGTAGGCTTCGAAGGTGCTAAAGAGGCCATTTCTTTAGCAAAGAGTGTTAGCCTTGTAACCAGCGTAAGCGTTGTGCTTTTTATATTTTCTCGATTGGTACTCGCCGTAGGAGAAGCAGGTAACTTCCCTGCTGCTATTAAAACTACGGCTGAGTTTTTTCCTAAGAAAGACAGGGCTTATGCAACTAGTATCTTTAATGCTGGGGCTACGGTTGGTGCTCTTGCAGCTCCAGTCACCATTCCTATAATTGCTGCTGCATGGGGATGGGAGATGTCATTTATCATTATTGGTGCTTTAGGATTTGTGTGGATGGGATTCTGGGTTTTTGTGTATAATAAACCGGAGAGCCATCCCAAAGTAAACAGCGCTGAGTTGGCCTATATTCATTCTGATTTAGAGTCGGCCGATTCTGTAGAAAAATGCGTTGAGATTGTACAGGAGAAAACGAAGATCTCATTTAAAGAAGCTTTTAGCTTCAAACAAACTTGGGCTTTTGCATTTGGAAAGTTTATGACCGATGGCGTTTGGTGGTTTTACTTGTTCTGGACACCAGCATACCTGAGCTCTGTATATGACATTAAATCGTCGGATACCGAAGGGCAACTAGCCATTTTTGTTCTTTACGCGATTACGCTTCTTTCCATTATTGGAGGATGGTTGCCAAGCTACTTCGTGGAGAAAAAAGGCATGAACCCTTATGCCGGGCGTATGAAGGCGATGCTAATTTTTGCATTTTTCCCGCTATTGGTATTGTTTGCTCAGCCTCTTGGCCATATTACTTACTGGTTTCCAGTGGTAATTATTGGTATAGCAGGGGCTGCCCATCAGGCTTGGTCTGCCAATATTTTCTCTACAATCGGCGATATGTTCCCCAAAAAAGCTATTGCTACCATTACTGGCATTGGTGGTATGGCAGGAGGTATCGGCTCCTTCCTTATTAATAAAGGTTCTGGTGTGCTTTTCGATTATGCTAAGGTAAGCGAGATGCAGCTGCTGGGATTTAAAGGTGAAGAGGCCGGCTACTTTATCATTTTTTCTATATGTGCGGTTGCGTACCTAATTGGTTGGGTTGTAATGAAGACCCTTGTTCCAAAGTATCAACCTATCAATAATTTGTAA
- a CDS encoding sugar kinase: MKKVVTFGEIMLRLATPGYERFSQSKSFNATFGGGEANVAVSLANYGIPVEFVTRLPKNDIAESCIMDLRKYGVQTCNIVRGGERVGIYFLETGAVNRPSKVVYDRAHSAISEIQPGMVNWYEVLKDAQWFHWTGITPAISESAAMACLEAIKVANELGVTVSTDLNYRKNLWGYTNQPAAIMEQLVAGCDVILGNEEDAETFFGIKPEGMDVTKGHVTAQMYESVAQQLMDRFPRAKRIIITLRGSINANHNTWSGLLYDGEKLYSAPTYQITHIVDRVGGGDSFMGGVIYGLLTYGDDLQSALNFAVAASCLKHTIYGDFNLASVDEVKKLMSGDTSGRVTR; encoded by the coding sequence ATGAAAAAGGTTGTAACATTTGGCGAAATCATGCTTCGATTAGCCACTCCAGGATACGAAAGATTCTCGCAGTCAAAAAGCTTTAATGCCACCTTTGGAGGTGGCGAAGCGAATGTTGCCGTTTCGCTTGCTAACTATGGAATTCCAGTCGAATTTGTAACTAGACTCCCAAAAAATGACATAGCCGAATCTTGCATTATGGACCTTCGCAAGTATGGAGTCCAAACCTGCAATATTGTTCGCGGTGGCGAACGTGTTGGCATCTATTTCCTCGAAACAGGTGCTGTAAACCGCCCAAGCAAAGTGGTGTACGATCGTGCTCACTCTGCAATATCCGAGATTCAGCCAGGGATGGTAAACTGGTATGAAGTGCTAAAAGATGCACAATGGTTCCACTGGACAGGTATTACGCCAGCCATTTCGGAAAGTGCTGCGATGGCTTGTCTCGAAGCCATTAAGGTGGCGAATGAGTTAGGAGTTACTGTATCTACAGACTTGAATTACCGAAAGAACTTGTGGGGTTACACCAACCAACCAGCAGCTATTATGGAGCAACTGGTGGCTGGCTGTGATGTGATTCTTGGTAATGAAGAAGATGCTGAAACCTTCTTTGGAATTAAACCTGAAGGAATGGATGTAACCAAAGGACATGTTACTGCTCAGATGTACGAATCCGTAGCACAGCAGCTAATGGATCGTTTCCCTCGTGCAAAGCGAATTATTATAACACTTCGTGGATCAATTAATGCAAACCATAATACTTGGTCGGGTTTACTATACGATGGTGAAAAACTTTACTCCGCACCAACCTATCAAATAACTCATATTGTAGATAGAGTGGGAGGTGGAGACTCCTTTATGGGAGGCGTTATCTACGGTTTACTTACTTACGGTGATGACCTGCAAAGCGCCCTAAATTTTGCAGTAGCTGCATCGTGCTTAAAGCATACCATTTATGGAGACTTTAATCTGGCTTCGGTTGATGAGGTTAAGAAGCTGATGAGTGGCGATACCTCAGGTCGCGTTACAAGGTAA